In Halorubrum sp. BV1, the following proteins share a genomic window:
- a CDS encoding phosphotransacetylase family protein → MTDTPTTLVTATGEHVGKTAITVALARLAADRDRSVGYMKPKGTRLQSNVGKTLDQDPMLAREVLGLDAEMHQMEPVVYSPTFVEGAIRGTEDPDALRDRIREEYEALAADRDHMFVEGGGSWTTGGVVDLTDVDVADLFDARVVLAAEYASPNDLDEVLAAADAFGDRLAGVVFNKVSDDAFDSLDQDGIPFLESKGITVFGAIPHEKELAGVTVGELADELGAELLTDAPTDAFVERFLVGAMGGDEALRYFRRARDAAVITGGDRADVQTAALDASGVACLVLTGGHRPSGAVLGKAADAGTPVLAVNTDTVTTIDRAEGIVRGGRTRDARTVERMAALLDAHVDVDGLL, encoded by the coding sequence ATGACAGACACACCCACGACACTCGTCACCGCGACCGGAGAACACGTCGGAAAGACCGCGATCACCGTCGCCCTCGCGCGGCTCGCCGCCGACCGCGACCGCAGCGTCGGCTACATGAAGCCGAAGGGGACCCGGCTCCAGTCGAACGTCGGCAAAACGCTCGATCAGGACCCCATGCTGGCCCGCGAGGTGCTCGGATTAGACGCCGAGATGCACCAGATGGAGCCGGTCGTCTACTCGCCAACGTTCGTCGAGGGCGCGATCCGCGGCACTGAGGACCCGGACGCGCTGCGCGACCGGATCCGGGAGGAGTACGAGGCGCTCGCGGCCGACCGCGACCACATGTTCGTCGAGGGCGGCGGGAGCTGGACCACGGGCGGCGTGGTCGACCTGACCGACGTCGACGTCGCGGACCTGTTCGACGCGCGCGTCGTCTTGGCCGCCGAGTACGCGTCGCCGAACGATCTCGACGAAGTGCTCGCGGCCGCCGACGCCTTCGGTGACCGGCTCGCCGGCGTCGTGTTCAACAAGGTCTCGGACGACGCGTTCGACTCGCTCGACCAAGACGGGATCCCGTTCCTCGAATCGAAGGGCATCACCGTCTTCGGCGCGATTCCGCACGAGAAGGAGCTCGCCGGCGTCACCGTCGGCGAACTCGCCGACGAGCTGGGCGCGGAGCTACTGACCGACGCGCCGACCGACGCGTTCGTGGAGCGGTTCCTCGTGGGCGCGATGGGCGGCGACGAAGCGCTCCGCTACTTCCGGCGCGCGCGCGACGCCGCCGTGATAACCGGCGGCGACCGCGCGGACGTCCAGACCGCGGCGCTCGATGCCTCGGGTGTCGCGTGTCTCGTTCTCACGGGCGGCCATCGACCGTCCGGAGCGGTGCTCGGCAAGGCCGCGGACGCCGGCACGCCCGTTCTCGCGGTGAACACCGACACCGTCACCACCATCGACCGGGCGGAGGGCATCGTCCGCGGCGGTCGCACCCGCGACGCGCGCACCGTTGAACGGATGGCAGCGCTGCTCGACGCGCACGTCGACGTCGACGGGCTCCTCTGA
- a CDS encoding DUF373 family protein — translation MLLVLCVDLDDDLGRKTGIPTPVVGVDEVTEGAVALATADPEDSDVNVLFQGVNVYDELAGAGETVEVAAVTGVDGSDVKANRAVGQEVDRVLAELSTGEEVSAVVITDGAQDESVLPVIRSRMPIDGMRRVVVRQAQDLESLYYTIKQVLADPETRGTILVPLGVLLLIYPLVVVANLFDVAGAAVLGILSGVVGLYSLFRGLGLEDSVDRTASTVRNVLYTGRVTLVTYVVALALIVIGGVQGFDTIDAVTAARGGQTSVGVDVAAFVHGFVQWLAVAGVTSSLGQITDEYLAGRFRWRYLNAPFYVLSIAVVLYAVSGFFLPAAPGVTALTLSDLAMALAAGTLTAVLSTLAFAVAESQLPSAEPT, via the coding sequence CGAGGTCACGGAGGGCGCAGTCGCGCTCGCGACCGCCGACCCGGAGGACTCCGACGTGAACGTCCTGTTTCAGGGCGTGAACGTCTACGACGAACTCGCGGGCGCGGGCGAGACCGTCGAGGTCGCCGCGGTCACCGGCGTCGACGGCTCGGACGTGAAGGCCAACCGCGCGGTCGGTCAGGAGGTCGACCGGGTGCTCGCGGAGCTGTCGACCGGCGAGGAGGTGTCCGCGGTCGTCATCACCGACGGCGCACAAGACGAGTCGGTGCTCCCCGTGATCCGGTCCCGGATGCCGATAGACGGGATGCGTCGCGTCGTCGTTCGGCAGGCCCAAGACCTCGAATCGCTCTACTACACTATCAAACAAGTCCTCGCCGACCCCGAGACCCGCGGCACGATACTGGTCCCGCTCGGCGTCCTCCTGTTGATCTATCCGCTCGTCGTCGTCGCGAACTTATTCGACGTCGCCGGCGCGGCGGTGCTCGGAATCTTATCCGGCGTCGTCGGCCTCTACTCGCTGTTCCGCGGGCTCGGCCTCGAAGACTCGGTGGATCGGACCGCCTCGACCGTCCGAAACGTCCTCTACACCGGGCGAGTGACGCTCGTGACCTACGTCGTCGCCCTCGCGCTGATCGTCATCGGCGGCGTTCAGGGATTCGACACCATCGACGCCGTCACGGCGGCTCGCGGCGGTCAGACGTCCGTCGGCGTCGACGTGGCCGCGTTCGTCCACGGGTTCGTACAGTGGCTCGCGGTCGCCGGCGTCACCTCCAGCCTCGGTCAGATCACGGACGAGTACCTCGCCGGCCGCTTCCGGTGGCGCTACCTCAACGCGCCCTTTTACGTCCTGTCTATCGCAGTCGTGTTGTACGCCGTCTCGGGGTTCTTCCTCCCCGCCGCCCCGGGCGTGACCGCGCTCACGCTGTCGGACCTCGCCATGGCGCTCGCTGCGGGCACGCTCACGGCCGTGTTGAGCACGCTCGCGTTCGCGGTCGCCGAGTCGCAGTTGCCCTCGGCGGAACCCACCTGA